A single genomic interval of Gemmatimonadota bacterium harbors:
- a CDS encoding dipeptide epimerase — protein sequence MRFSTETIRLDLIHPFRIAREVSAHKKNVLVRISGGGQTGIGEAAPSRFYGESAGSVLGALEEAPVLLGGDPFELEATMGRLVSRIPGNPAACAAVDIALHDLAAQRLDVPLYKWLGLDPGKTPVTSFTIGIDEPETVRRKVGEAAGYPALKVKLGSERDLDIMRAIRSETDARIRIDANAGWTVDQAVEMVKCLEEFDVELVEQPLPPGSPGDWRRVREAAPMPIIADESVLVSTDVPAMAGLVDGVNVKLMKCGGIREALRLIHTARAHGMRVMIGCMIETSVAITAAAHLSPLADYADLDGNLLISNDPFSGAAVCRGRLVLPERPGIGVAPRS from the coding sequence ATGCGTTTCAGCACCGAGACGATCCGCCTGGACCTCATCCATCCCTTTCGTATCGCCCGCGAGGTCAGCGCCCACAAGAAAAACGTGCTCGTACGCATCTCCGGCGGCGGGCAGACCGGCATAGGCGAAGCCGCGCCTTCCCGCTTCTATGGCGAATCCGCCGGGTCGGTGCTGGGTGCGCTCGAGGAGGCGCCGGTACTGCTGGGCGGCGATCCCTTCGAACTGGAGGCCACGATGGGCCGCCTCGTGTCGCGGATTCCGGGCAATCCCGCGGCGTGCGCGGCGGTGGATATCGCACTCCACGACCTCGCCGCGCAGCGGCTTGACGTACCCCTCTACAAATGGCTTGGCCTCGATCCCGGAAAAACGCCCGTTACTTCCTTCACCATCGGTATCGACGAACCGGAAACGGTGCGCCGGAAGGTTGGCGAAGCCGCCGGATACCCCGCATTGAAAGTCAAGCTCGGATCGGAAAGGGACCTCGATATAATGCGGGCGATCCGGAGCGAAACGGATGCGCGAATCCGGATCGACGCCAACGCGGGGTGGACGGTGGATCAGGCCGTGGAAATGGTGAAGTGCCTTGAAGAGTTCGACGTGGAACTCGTGGAGCAACCCCTTCCCCCGGGTTCGCCGGGAGACTGGCGCAGGGTGCGCGAGGCGGCGCCTATGCCGATCATCGCCGATGAAAGCGTGCTGGTCTCTACCGATGTTCCGGCCATGGCCGGTCTCGTGGACGGCGTCAACGTCAAGCTGATGAAGTGCGGCGGTATCCGCGAGGCGCTGCGTCTCATCCATACGGCGCGGGCCCACGGGATGCGGGTCATGATCGGATGCATGATCGAAACATCCGTCGCCATCACCGCGGCGGCCCACCTGTCCCCCCTGGCGGATTATGCCGACCTGGACGGCAACCTGTTGATTTCCAACGATCCTTTCAGCGGGGCGGCCGTGTGCCGGGGCCGCCTGGTTCTGCCGGAGAGACCGGGAATCGGGGTAGCGCCCAGGTCATAG
- a CDS encoding site-2 protease family protein, with translation MFDFTILFIAMPAILFALTFHEYAHAWAAWKLGDPTARSMGRLSLNPLVHLDPAGTIMLIITVMSGFGIGWAKPVPVDPRYLRNPRKDMLWIALAGPVSNIILAFILVGVFTHFPSDGALTDTLRQMIRYGIIINLALAFFNMLPIPPLDGSRVLKGLLPPAQAQRYGQLEMYGPILLIGLIISDQMLRLGIIRTWILIPMQICLDLMTNLFTSL, from the coding sequence ATGTTTGATTTTACCATCCTGTTTATCGCCATGCCCGCGATCCTCTTCGCCCTGACCTTTCACGAATACGCCCATGCCTGGGCGGCGTGGAAACTGGGCGATCCCACGGCGCGCAGCATGGGGCGGCTGTCGCTTAACCCCCTGGTGCATCTGGACCCGGCCGGTACCATCATGCTGATCATTACGGTTATGAGCGGATTCGGCATCGGCTGGGCGAAACCCGTACCGGTGGATCCCCGCTACCTGCGCAATCCCCGGAAGGACATGCTCTGGATCGCCCTGGCCGGACCGGTGTCCAATATCATCCTCGCCTTCATCCTGGTGGGGGTCTTCACCCATTTTCCGTCGGACGGCGCCCTGACCGATACGCTGCGCCAGATGATCCGGTACGGCATCATCATCAACCTGGCGCTGGCATTTTTCAACATGCTGCCGATCCCTCCGCTGGACGGATCGCGGGTGCTCAAAGGACTGCTGCCCCCGGCGCAGGCGCAACGGTACGGCCAGCTGGAGATGTACGGCCCCATCCTGCTGATCGGGTTGATCATCTCGGACCAGATGCTCAGGCTGGGCATCATCCGGACCTGGATCCTGATTCCGATGCAGATCTGCCTGGATCTCATGACCAATCTCTTCACGAGTCTCTAG
- a CDS encoding methyltransferase domain-containing protein, with protein sequence MPPFAAPAELARRYDVCLKSIAIGKWVNLDILAVRDPDVLIDEIDPECYDEDERLPYWAEIWPSAIGLGRHLFEYPAPAGSEILELGCGIGVAGIAAAAAGLAVTACDYEEDALAFARHNARMNRLEERVSFRFLDWRNPDLDRRYAIVIGSDILYERPNHEPIQRLLSDALEPGGMFLASDPDRRAAVPFVESMIARGYRHSTQPRRIKFEGNDNRIIVHRFLKEA encoded by the coding sequence ATGCCACCGTTCGCCGCACCCGCCGAGCTGGCCCGCCGTTACGACGTCTGTCTCAAGTCCATAGCCATTGGCAAGTGGGTGAACCTGGACATTCTGGCGGTGCGCGATCCCGATGTGCTCATCGACGAAATCGACCCGGAATGCTACGATGAAGACGAACGCCTGCCCTATTGGGCTGAAATCTGGCCCTCGGCGATCGGGCTGGGCCGGCACCTCTTCGAGTACCCCGCTCCTGCCGGATCGGAGATTCTCGAACTGGGCTGCGGCATCGGCGTGGCCGGCATCGCGGCGGCCGCGGCCGGCCTGGCGGTCACCGCGTGCGATTACGAGGAAGACGCCCTGGCCTTCGCCCGGCACAATGCCCGTATGAATCGCCTGGAAGAACGCGTGTCCTTCCGCTTCCTGGACTGGAGAAACCCGGATCTCGACCGCAGGTACGCCATTGTAATCGGTTCGGACATCCTGTACGAAAGGCCGAATCACGAACCGATCCAGCGGTTGCTGAGCGACGCGCTGGAACCGGGGGGCATGTTCCTCGCGAGCGATCCGGACCGCCGGGCGGCCGTCCCCTTCGTCGAATCCATGATCGCCCGGGGATACCGCCACAGCACGCAGCCTCGAAGGATCAAGTTCGAAGGGAACGACAACAGGATCATCGTTCACCGGTTTCTGAAAGAGGCCTGA